The Methylocystis bryophila genome contains the following window.
GCTCGCGCGGGTCGCTGCGGCGCAAGGCTCCCGGCTTCTGGTTCTCCGTGAACTCGACCGGTCGCCGTCGCCTCCGCTCGCCTCGTGTCGGAATCTTTGGGTTGCGTCAGATCATAATATCCTGTATTCTGGATATATGGATAATATCGAAGCCATAGCCGCTCTCGCCGCGCTCGCGCAGACCACGCGGCTCGACACTTTCCGCCTGCTCGTCGCCCGAGAGCCGGACGGCGTTCCCGCAGGCGAGCTCGCGCGCCTCGTGGCCGTGCCGCAAAACACCATGTCCGCGCATCTGAGCATTCTTGCCCGCGCCGGACTCGTGAGTAGCGAGCGCCAGAGCCGTTCGATCATCTACCGCGCCAATCTCGCGCGCTTGCGTGAGCTGACGCTGTTCCTGCTCAAAGATTGCTGCGGCGGGCGTCCCGAGGTCTGTGCGCCGCTCCTCACCGATCTCGCCCCCTGCTGCTCATCCAAGGAGAGCGCCCATGACTGATCGCATCTACAACGTGTTGTTTCTTTGCACCGGCAACGCCGCGCGCTCGATCCTCGCCGAGAGCATTCTGCGCAAAGAAGGCGTGGGACGCTTCAACGCCTTCTCGGCGGGCAGCCACCCCAAGGGGACGGTAAATCCCATCGCGCTCCAGACGCTCGCGGCGCACGGCTACCCCGTCGAAGGCGCACGCTCGAAAAGCTGGAGCGAATTCGCTGGGCCCGGCGCGCTCAAAATGGATTTCGTGTTCACGGTCTGCGACAACGCCGCCGGCGAAGCCTGCCCTTACTGGCCGGGGCAACCGACGACCGCGCACTGGGGCATAGAGGACCCGGCGGCGGTCGAGGGAACCGATATTGAGAAGCAACGCGCCTTCAATCTCGCGTTCCGCTACCTCCGCAACCG
Protein-coding sequences here:
- a CDS encoding arsenate reductase ArsC codes for the protein MTDRIYNVLFLCTGNAARSILAESILRKEGVGRFNAFSAGSHPKGTVNPIALQTLAAHGYPVEGARSKSWSEFAGPGALKMDFVFTVCDNAAGEACPYWPGQPTTAHWGIEDPAAVEGTDIEKQRAFNLAFRYLRNRITQFTALPISSLDRLTLGNRLREIGEGEGATRAA
- a CDS encoding ArsR/SmtB family transcription factor, whose product is MDNIEAIAALAALAQTTRLDTFRLLVAREPDGVPAGELARLVAVPQNTMSAHLSILARAGLVSSERQSRSIIYRANLARLRELTLFLLKDCCGGRPEVCAPLLTDLAPCCSSKESAHD